In one Niallia taxi genomic region, the following are encoded:
- a CDS encoding flagellin N-terminal helical domain-containing protein: MRINHNIAALNTYRQLSSATNAQSKSMEKLSSGQRINRAGDDAAGLAISEKMRGQIRGLDQASRNSQDGISLIQTAEGALNETHAILQRMRELAVQGGNDTNTTDDRIQIQTELTQLTSEIDRIANTTEFNTQNLLGGSFSATLQVGANDGQTINFSISKMDSAGLSVGSLSVTSNAAASSSISKLDEAIKTVSTQRSNLGALQNRLEHTINNLDTSSENLTAAESRVRDVDMAKEMMTQTKNSILSQAAQSMLAQANQQPQGVLQLLQ, translated from the coding sequence ATGAGAATCAATCATAATATTGCTGCATTAAACACATATCGTCAATTAAGTTCAGCTACAAACGCTCAATCAAAATCAATGGAAAAATTGTCTTCAGGTCAACGTATTAACCGTGCTGGTGACGACGCTGCTGGACTAGCAATCTCTGAAAAAATGCGTGGACAAATCCGCGGTTTGGATCAAGCATCTCGTAACTCACAAGATGGTATCTCTTTAATCCAAACAGCTGAAGGTGCATTGAACGAAACACATGCAATCCTTCAACGTATGCGTGAGCTAGCTGTACAAGGTGGTAACGATACTAACACTACTGATGACAGAATACAAATTCAAACAGAGTTGACTCAATTGACTTCTGAAATTGACCGTATTGCTAATACAACTGAGTTCAATACACAAAACCTACTAGGTGGTTCTTTCTCTGCAACTCTACAAGTAGGGGCTAATGATGGACAAACAATCAACTTCTCTATTTCTAAGATGGATAGTGCTGGATTATCTGTTGGATCACTTAGCGTGACTTCAAACGCAGCTGCAAGCTCATCTATCTCTAAATTAGATGAAGCAATCAAAACAGTTTCCACACAACGTTCAAACCTTGGTGCATTACAAAACCGTCTAGAGCACACAATCAACAACTTGGATACATCATCTGAGAACTTGACTGCAGCTGAATCTCGCGTTCGTGACGTAGACATGGCGAAAGAAATGATGACACAAACAAAGAATTCTATCCTTTCTCAAGCAGCTCAATCAATGCTTGCGCAAGCAAATCAACAACCACAAGGTGTACTACAATTGCTTCAATAA
- a CDS encoding flagellin N-terminal helical domain-containing protein: protein MRINHNIAALNTYRQLSSATTAQSKSMEKLSSGQRINRAGDDAAGLAISEKMRGQIRGLDQASRNSQDGISLIQTAEGALNETHAILQRMRELAVQGGNDTNTTDDRTQIQTELNQLMSEVDRIANTTEFNTQNLLKGSFSATLQVGANNGQTINFSISGMGAASLGLTAAKISVGTNLLASGAISTLDAAIKSVSTQRSNLGALQNRLEHTINNLDTSSENLTAAESRVRDVDMAKEMMTQTKNSILAQAAQSMLAQANQQPQGVLQLLQ, encoded by the coding sequence ATGAGAATCAATCATAATATTGCTGCATTAAACACTTACCGTCAATTGAGCTCTGCAACAACTGCTCAATCTAAATCAATGGAGAAATTGTCTTCAGGTCAACGTATCAACCGTGCTGGTGACGATGCTGCTGGTCTAGCAATCTCTGAAAAAATGCGTGGACAAATCCGCGGTTTGGATCAAGCATCTCGTAACTCACAAGATGGTATCTCTTTAATCCAAACAGCTGAAGGTGCATTGAACGAAACACATGCAATCCTTCAACGTATGCGTGAGCTAGCTGTACAAGGTGGTAACGACACTAACACTACTGATGACAGAACTCAAATTCAAACAGAATTAAACCAATTAATGTCTGAAGTTGACCGTATTGCAAATACAACTGAATTCAATACGCAAAACCTATTAAAAGGTTCTTTCTCAGCAACACTACAAGTAGGAGCTAATAATGGACAAACTATTAACTTCTCAATTAGTGGAATGGGTGCAGCTAGTCTTGGTCTTACAGCTGCTAAAATTTCAGTAGGCACTAACTTGCTTGCAAGTGGAGCAATTTCAACACTTGATGCTGCAATCAAGTCAGTTTCTACACAACGTTCAAACTTAGGTGCATTGCAAAACCGCCTAGAGCACACAATCAACAACTTGGATACATCTTCTGAGAACTTGACTGCTGCTGAATCTCGCGTTCGTGACGTAGACATGGCGAAAGAAATGATGACGCAAACGAAGAACTCTATTCTTGCTCAAGCAGCTCAATCAATGCTTGCTCAAGCAAACCAACAGCCACAAGGCGTATTACAATTACTTCAATAA
- the hag gene encoding flagellin Hag — protein MRINHNIAALNTYRQLSSATNAQSKSMEKLSSGQRINRAGDDAAGLAISEKMRGQIRGLDQASRNSQDGISLIQTAEGALNETHAILQRMRELAVQGGNDTNTSDDRAQIKTEIDQLTKEIDRIADTTEFNTQNLLKGSFSATLQVGANDGQTINFSISAMGAGGLGISGTISVGTNAEAGASISALDKAIKTVSTQRSNLGALQNRLEHTINNLDTSSENLTAAESRVRDVDMAKEMMTQTKNSILSQAAQSMLAQANQQPQGVLQLLQ, from the coding sequence ATGAGAATCAACCATAATATCGCTGCATTAAACACATATCGTCAATTAAGCTCTGCAACAAACGCACAATCTAAATCAATGGAGAAATTGTCTTCAGGTCAACGTATCAACCGTGCTGGTGATGATGCCGCTGGACTGGCTATTTCTGAAAAAATGCGTGGACAAATCCGCGGCTTGGATCAAGCATCACGTAACTCACAAGATGGTATCTCTTTAATCCAAACAGCTGAAGGTGCATTAAACGAAACACATGCAATCCTGCAACGTATGCGTGAGCTAGCTGTTCAAGGAGGTAACGATACAAACACGAGTGATGATAGAGCACAAATCAAAACAGAAATCGATCAGTTAACAAAGGAAATCGACCGTATTGCCGATACAACGGAATTCAACACACAAAACCTATTAAAAGGTTCATTCTCTGCGACGCTTCAAGTAGGAGCTAACGATGGTCAAACAATTAACTTCTCTATCAGCGCAATGGGTGCAGGTGGTCTTGGGATTTCTGGAACAATCAGTGTTGGAACAAATGCTGAAGCTGGTGCTTCTATCTCTGCTCTTGATAAAGCAATCAAAACAGTTTCTACACAACGTTCAAACCTTGGTGCATTGCAAAACCGCTTAGAGCATACAATCAATAACTTAGATACATCATCTGAGAACTTGACTGCGGCTGAATCTCGCGTTCGTGACGTAGACATGGCGAAAGAAATGATGACACAAACGAAGAATTCTATTCTTTCTCAAGCAGCTCAATCAATGCTTGCACAAGCTAACCAACAACCACAAGGCGTATTGCAATTACTTCAGTAA